The Globicephala melas chromosome 20, mGloMel1.2, whole genome shotgun sequence genome contains a region encoding:
- the AIPL1 gene encoding aryl-hydrocarbon-interacting protein-like 1: MDAALLLNVEGIKKTILHGGTGELPNFITGARVTFHFRTLKCDDERTVIDDSKQVGHPMHIIIGNMFKLEVWEILLTSMRFSEVAEFWCDTIHTGVYPILSRSLRQMAEGKDPTEWHVHTCGLANMFAYHTLGYEDLDELQKEPQPLIFVIELLQVEAPSEYQRETWNLSKDEKMQAVPILHGEGNRLFKLGRYEEASTKYQEAIVCLRNLQIKEKPWEVQWLKLEKMINTLILNYCQCLLKKEEYYEVLEHTSDILRHHPGIAKAYYVRARAHAEVWNEAEAKADLEKVLELEPSMRKVVRRELSLLENRMEEKREEERLRCRSMLR, translated from the exons ATGGATGCCGCTCTGCTCCTCAACGTGGAAGGGATCAAGAAAACCATTCTGCATGGGGGCACGGGGGAGCTCCCAAACTTCATCACCGGAGCCCGA GTGACCTTTCATTTCCGAACCCTGAAATGTGATGATGAGCGGACGGTGATAGATGACAGCAAGCAGGTGGGCCATCCCATGCACATCATCATCGGGAACATGTTCAAGCTGGAGGTCTGGGAGATCCTGCTGACGTCCATGCGGTTCAGCGAGGTGGCCGAGTTCTGGTGTGACACCATC CACACAGGGGTCTACCCCATCCTGTCCCGGAGCCTGCGGCAGATGGCGGAGGGCAAGGACCCCACTGAGTGGCACGTGCACACGTGTGGGTTGGCCAACATGTTCGCCTACCACACGCTGGGCTACGAGGACCTGGATGAGCTGCAGAAGGAGCCGCAGCCACTGATTTTCGTAATAGAGCTGCTGCAG GTGGAGGCCCCCAGCGAGTACCAGAGGGAGACCTGGAACCTGAGTAAAGATGAGAAGATGCAGGCGGTGCCCATTCTCCATGGAGAAGGAAACCGGCTCTTCAAGCTGGGCCGCTACGAGGAGGCTTCTACCAAGTACCAGGAAGCCATCGTCTGCCTGAGGAACCTGCAGATCAAG GAGAAACCCTGGGAGGTGCAGTGGCTGAAGCTGGAGAAGATGATCAACACCCTGATCCTGAACTACTGCCAGTGTCTGCTGAAGAAGGAGGAATACTATGAGGTGCTGGAGCACACCAGTGACATCCTCCGGCACCACCCAG GCATCGCGAAGGCCTACTACGTGCGGGCCCGGGCTCACGCCGAGGTGTGGAATGAGGCAGAGGCCAAGGCTGACCTGGAGAAAGTGCTGGAGCTGGAGCCGTCCATGCGGAAGGTGGTGCGCAGGGAGCTGAGTCTGCTGGAGAACCGCATGGAGGAGAAACGCGAGGAGGAGCGGCTGCGCTGCAGGAGCATGCTGCGCTAG